The Saccharolobus shibatae B12 genomic interval TTTAGTGCTCCACCAGTACCTAAAGGTTCCTCTTCTATAGAAAAATAAGTTGAAATTCCCAGTCTCTTTTCGTTTTCACTTAACCACTTTATTAGAACCTCCCATTTATAGCCTGTTAATATTACAAAGGATGTAATACCGAACTGTTTAAGCCAAGAGATCTGCCATTCAATTATTGGTCTCCCAGCCACTTCAATCAAAGGCTTAGGTCTATCATCTGTAAGTGGTCTTAATCTCTTACCATACCCACCCGCCAAAATAACCGCGTGCATAACATACATAATATTTCCAATTTAATAAACATTTTCCAATAACCCTAAAAGCTTCATAGTGCAGAGGACTATTTTGAAAGTTCTTTCCCTCGAATTCTTCAGCTCTAGACTTATCTATTCGGACTTTGGAGAATGATTAAGTAACTCAAACACGATATAAAGCTCTTTTTGTTAAAAAGTAATTGATTAATCCTGCAATAAGTTTTTCCACATCATTCTGGTATTTTGACTCCCTCCAGTTCCAATAAGGCTTTCTTCAACTTTACTCCTCTGGAGTATCCTCCAATACCATTTTCAGCTATTACTCGGTGGCATGGTATGATTAAAAGAATGGGATTTTTAGATAAAGCCATACCAACAGCTCTTGGAGAAGTTCCCAGTGAATCTGCTATCTGTTTATAGCTCATAACTTTTCCCCAAGGGATCTTCATTACTTCTTTAAATACTGATAATCTAAAAGGATAGGTCTTTAGGTTAATAGGCTCCCTTAAGTTTACTGGCTTACCTTCAAAGTAGAGATCTAGCTTATGGAAGAATTCAGTGAAGCTACTATCGTCTCTTGAATTTCCTTCTACACAGTCACAGAAATCCAGCATAATAAATCCCTTATCGTCCTTAGCAACAGTTATATAGCCAAGAGGACTTTTATACAAACCATACACTAGCACAAGTATTAATATACTATATATTGTTATAAAAAATTCACTATTTTAACGCTTTTACTGTAGTTTGTTCTACATCCCTTTGCCCAATCTCGGTGATTAATAACTCTAGGAACTTTTCAAACTTAACGTTCCTTACTTCAATGTTACCTCTAGCTCTAACAGTTACTGTACCCTCACTAGCTTCCTTCTTACCTACTATCAATATGTATGAAACTCCTTGATCGTATGCGTTCTTAATCCTCTTACTTAAGGTCTCACCCGCATAATCAATCTCTGCCCTTATTCTCCTCTTTCTCATATCGTTTAACACTTTTTCAGCGTAGTCATTTACTTCATCAGTTATCGGTAAAACCCTAACTTGGACTGGGCTTAACCACGTTGGTAGCTTACCCTTAAAGTGCTCAAGTAGTATTGCAACAAATCTATCTATTGATCCATATATTGCCCTATGTACCATTACTGGCCTCTTCTTTACCCCATCCCTATCAATGTACTCCAACTTAAACCTCTCAGGTAAGTTGAAGTCAACCTGTATTGTGGATAATTGCCACCATCTACCTAGACTATCCCTTATCTCGAAGTCGATTTTAGGCCCATAAAATGCACCTTCTTTTTCCTTAATACCGAATTTTAAGCCCGATTCTTGCAACGCGGAAATCAGCGCGTTAGTTGCTTTTTCCCACAGTTCATCAGAACCTATACTCTCATCCGGCCTTGTACTCAAATAAGGCTTAATATCGTCATCTTTGAAGCCGAACTTGTGCCAAACTTCCACTGTCTTAGAAATAAGCATCTTAATTTCTTCCCTTAGTTGATCCTCCCTAAGGAAAATATGACCATCGTCTTGGACGAAACCTCTAACTCTCAGTAACCCATATAATTCTCCTTTCTTTTCCCATCTATATACATGGCCAAACTCTGAAAATCTGATTGGAAGATCACGATAGGTTCTAGGTTTAGATTTGTAAATTAGAATGTGAGCAGGACAATTCATAGGTTTTACTCCGTACTCATCACCTTCCATGTTAAAGACAATTAATTTATCCCTATACAAGGTATAATGACCGGATATTTTCCATATATCAGTCTTGAAAACGTGGCTAGTATAAACTTCTTGATACCCCATGCTATCATTTATCTCTCTCATAAACGCAATGAGTTCATTTCTTATCGTTTGTCCCTTAGGATGGAATAGCACTAATCCTGATCCGGCTTCCTCATGAAAGCTAAATAAGTCTAACTTTTCTCCAATCAGCCTATGGTCAGTCTCCTCAGCCTTTTCTAGCCAAGTAAGGTAATCCTTTAACTGTTCCTCAGTCTCGAAAGCCACACCCCTAATTCTAACGTATTGTTCATTGGGATTTGGATGATGAGTTGAGATATTTAAAATTTCAAAATACTTAGGATTTAAATTGGTCGAAATTGAAACCTTATCCTCTATTATTGAAACCTTGTTTCCTTTATACACTATCTGATTATTCTCAATGGGTACATTAGCTAGAACGTTCTCATTGATCGCCTTCTTTACCTCATCTAAGGTAATGCTAGTGTCTGATTTCACATCAATGTAGAAATCCCTTTCACCTAGGCCAACAGCAACTGGCTTATATCCCTTATCTATTAGGTTTATGGCTAAAATTACCGCACCCTTTAGCCACATTGGCTTATAACTTTCCATAAATATCGCTATGTCATTTAACTTAAATCTTTAGCTGTTACAAAGAGTATTGTGACAAGAATCTTAATAATAGCCAGTGGTGGTGGTCATACAGGCTTCGCCAGAGCTATTGCCCAATATTTACCTGAAAAAGTAGATTTCGTGATACCAACAAATGACCCTTACAGTAGACAAATGATATCACAATATGCAAATAAAATCTACGAGATACCTAAAGGAAGAGAACCAGACGAAAGTAGTCTAGTGTTATTTAAGAGATTATTCTCTACAATAGTAAAGAGTGCCAATATTAAGAAATACGATTTAATCATAGCCACCGGGAGCAATCACTCCATATTTCCTTCCTTTTTTCAATACTTAAAAGGTGGGAAGGTTTACGGTATTGAAAGTCAAGATAGACTTA includes:
- a CDS encoding methylated-DNA--[protein]-cysteine S-methyltransferase; the protein is MLVYGLYKSPLGYITVAKDDKGFIMLDFCDCVEGNSRDDSSFTEFFHKLDLYFEGKPVNLREPINLKTYPFRLSVFKEVMKIPWGKVMSYKQIADSLGTSPRAVGMALSKNPILLIIPCHRVIAENGIGGYSRGVKLKKALLELEGVKIPE
- the thrS gene encoding threonine--tRNA ligase; translation: MESYKPMWLKGAVILAINLIDKGYKPVAVGLGERDFYIDVKSDTSITLDEVKKAINENVLANVPIENNQIVYKGNKVSIIEDKVSISTNLNPKYFEILNISTHHPNPNEQYVRIRGVAFETEEQLKDYLTWLEKAEETDHRLIGEKLDLFSFHEEAGSGLVLFHPKGQTIRNELIAFMREINDSMGYQEVYTSHVFKTDIWKISGHYTLYRDKLIVFNMEGDEYGVKPMNCPAHILIYKSKPRTYRDLPIRFSEFGHVYRWEKKGELYGLLRVRGFVQDDGHIFLREDQLREEIKMLISKTVEVWHKFGFKDDDIKPYLSTRPDESIGSDELWEKATNALISALQESGLKFGIKEKEGAFYGPKIDFEIRDSLGRWWQLSTIQVDFNLPERFKLEYIDRDGVKKRPVMVHRAIYGSIDRFVAILLEHFKGKLPTWLSPVQVRVLPITDEVNDYAEKVLNDMRKRRIRAEIDYAGETLSKRIKNAYDQGVSYILIVGKKEASEGTVTVRARGNIEVRNVKFEKFLELLITEIGQRDVEQTTVKALK